The proteins below are encoded in one region of Chaetodon trifascialis isolate fChaTrf1 chromosome 11, fChaTrf1.hap1, whole genome shotgun sequence:
- the atg10 gene encoding ubiquitin-like-conjugating enzyme ATG10, with product MFPAEMSVCVLDEQSFSHCCQLLLQQSEQLKDGWSWEVVQGSEDGYLRKIALRSVVIDSSTAWDQEGSSSESEPHTSCLSWPKEQSAVVALVDADCIRGDIDDEDEDEDDDDDDGVCAVSGGSSQVLQYEYHILYSCSYSTPVLYFRAFTLEGRSLSLEEVWSSVHPNFRPQLQKNPLNTITMQEHPLLGQPFFMLHPCRTEEFMKPVLQMAQNQHRPVNYVLSWLSVVGPLVGLEVPLKYSTQLHPAASFSSTKPD from the exons ATGTTTCCTGCAGagatgagcgtgtgtgtgctggatgAGCAGAGCTTCAGTCACTGCTGTCAGCTCCTCCTGCAAcagtcagagcagctgaaagacgGCTGGAGCTGGGAAGTAGTCCAG GGTTCAGAGGACGGCTACCTGAGAAAGATTGCTCTCAGGTCAGTCGTTATTGACTCGAGCACAGCGTGGGATCAAGAAGGATCAAGTTCAGAGTCAGAgccacacacttcctgtctctcctggCCAAAGGAACAG tcTGCTGTTGTTGCCCTAGTTGATGCTGACTGCATCAGAGGTGAcatagatgatgaagatgaagatgaagatgatgatgatgatgatggggtcTGTGCGGTGTCTGGAGGCAGCAGCCAGGTGCTTCAGTACGAGTATCACATCTTGTACTCCTGCAGCTACAGTACTCCTGTGCTCTATTTCAGAGCCTTCACTCTGG AGGGGAGGAGCCTGTCATTAGAGGAGGTGTGGAGCTCTGTTCATCCAAACTTCAGACCTCAACTTCAGAAGAATCCTCTGAATACAATCACGATGCAG gagcaTCCCCTGCTGGGTCAGCCTTTCTTCATGCTCCACCCCTGCAGAACAGAGGAGTTTATGAAGCCTGTTCTGCAGATGGCTCAGAACCAACACAG GCCAGTGAACTACGTGTTGTCATGGCTCAGTGTGGTGGGTCCTCTGGTGGGTCTGGAAGTCCCTCTGAAGTACTCCACCCAGCTCCATCCTGCAGCCTCATTCAGCAGCACCAAGCCAGACTGA